One Salvia splendens isolate huo1 chromosome 22, SspV2, whole genome shotgun sequence DNA segment encodes these proteins:
- the LOC121787488 gene encoding polyadenylate-binding protein 2-like: MEDEEHEVYGADIPDVAEMEADADVDMPGADDDAAAKELDEMKKRLKEMEEEAAALREMQAKVEKEMGSVQDPASVAAAQVNKEEVDARSVFVGNVDYACTPEEVQQHFQTCGTVNRVTILTDKFGQPKGFAYVEFVEVEAVQEALQLNESELHGRQLKVMVKRTNVPGMKQYRPRRFNPYLAYGYRRPFGHQPLYSPYGHGKVPRFRRPPRYMPYY; this comes from the exons ATGGAGGATGAAGAGCATGAGGTTTACGGCGCCGATATACCAGACGTAGCAGAGATGGAGGCCGATGCAGACGTCGACATGCCGGGAGCCGACGATGACGCTGCCGCCAAG GAATTGGATGAGATGAAGAAGCGGTTGAAGGAGATGGAAGAGGAAGCCGCGGCGCTTCGTGAAATGCAGGCGAAAGTAGAGAAGGAGATGGGCTCTGTTCAAG ATCCTGCTAGTGTTGCTGCAGCTCAGGTAAACAAGGAGGAGGTGGATGCAAGATCTGTCTTTGTTGGCAAT GTTGATTATGCATGCACTCCGGAGGAAGTTCAGCAACATTTCCAAACGTGTGGAACTGTAAACCGCGTTACTATTTTGACCGACAAATTTGGGCAGCCCAAAGGCTTTGCATATGTTGAATTTGTTGAGGTAGAAGCCGTTCAGGAGGCCCTCCAACTGAATGAATCTGAGTTACACGGACGCCAATTGAAG GTAATGGTGAAGAGAACAAATGTTCCTGGAATGAAACAGTACCGGCCGAGGAGATTCAATCCTTACCTTGCGTATGGATATCGTAGGCCTTTCGGACACCAGCCTCTCTACTCTCCCTATGGCCACGG CAAGGTGCCTAGGTTCAGGCGCCCACCACGCTACATGCCGTATTACTGA